The Gemmatimonadaceae bacterium sequence ACGACCGGACGGTGAACGTGCGCTTTACCACGTTGAGCGCCCGGCGCATCTGCCCGACGTCGGTGTAAGGCCCGAAGTACCGGGATCCGTCGTTCTCCAGTCGGCGCGTGACGATGACCCGTGGGAACGGCTCGCTGACGGTCACCTTCACATATGGGTACGACTTGTCGTCTCGCAGCGAGATGTTGAAGCGGGGGCGGTGCTCCTTGATGAGGTTCGCCTCGAGGATCAGCGCGTGCGCCTCGGTCGGCACCACGATGGTGTCCAGTTCGGCGATGAGCCGGACCATCGCCCGCGTCTTCACGCTGGCTTCGTGATCGGATCCGAAGTAACTCCGCACGCGCGACCGCAGACGCTTGGCCTTGCCGACATACAGCACGCGTCCCTCGCGATCCTTCCAGAGGTAGACCCCGGGAGAATCCGGCAGATGCGGGAGCTTGCCGGCGACGGCCTCCGGAACGTCGAGCATCAGGGCAATCTAGCGGTTCGCCTTCGCCGCCCCGACCCAACACGGTCACCGGCGACGCCGCACCATCGCGAGCACGCCCTTTGCCTCCGGAACCCCGAGCACGAGCGTGAGCGTGAAGTAGGTCAAGCCGAACGCCACAAGAACCGCCAGCATCCTGGGCATCGACTCGGACCCCAGCGCCAGGCGGAGGCCCAGCGCCGCGACCGCGGCGAGGCCACCGGCGAGCCCGATTCGCCACCATGTCCCCTGGCGCACGCCGGCGTGGCCAATACGGGTGAAGACGGCGCGCCGCAGCAGCGCGAACTCGACCCAGGCCGCAAGTCCCGACCCCAGGGCAAGCAGGACCACGTTCCAACGCAGGTCCAGCCCAAGAACGCGTCCCACCCAGAACGCCCCGGTCACGCCCAGCGCACCGCCCACCATGACGCGCACGATGGCGCAACGTTGTGGCGTCCGCGTGTCCTGGAGCGCGAAGAGCGCGGTCGCGTACAGGCGCGCCATGGTCGCCGCCACGAGTCCCATGGAGGACGCGGCGAGCGTGCCCCAGAGCCATCGGGTTTCTGCGCCCCCAAACCGTCCCGTGCGAAAGATGACGCCTCCGACCACGTCCCCGATGGCCACGAACGCGATCGCGCTGGGCACGACGAAGAAGGCCACGCGCGTCAGGCCGGAGGTGAGCCGTCCGCGGAGCCGCTGGTGCGCCTCGCTGCCACCAGCCTCCCCCGACATGGCCGGTAGCTGTGCAGCCGCGATCGACATGCCGAACAGGCTCACCGGCAACATGTACACAACCTGCGCATTGGCGAGCATCGTCGCCGATCCGTCGATGAGATACGACGCGACCCAGGCATCGACGAACGCCGAAATCTGCGTGACGCCACGACCGATGAAGGCGGGTGTGAAGTTCCGCAGGACGGTCCGGACATCGGCCAGCCCGCGTCCGAGGGAGAGATACCACGCCCCCAACACACGATGCACCACGGGCCACTGCACCAGCACCTGAAGCAGGCTGCCGGCCACGCTTCCCCAGGCGAGCAGCACGGCCAGGCGCGGCAGCGTTTCGCGTTCACCCCAGACGAGCAGCGTCGCGATCATCGCCAGGTTCCAGATGACCGGCGACGCGTAGGACAGCAGGAACCGACCGTGCGAATTGAGGACGCCGAGGCACCACGCAGAAACCACGAGGAGCCCCGCCCCCGGAAACAACACACGCACGACCTGCACCGTCAGGTCGCGCTTGCTGCCCTCGAAGCCCGGCGCGATGACGTCGACGAGCACCGACGCAGCCAGCACGCCCAGCAGGCTCATCGTGGCGACGCCCAGTGCGAGGATGCCGAGCACCGCGCCCGCGACGCGCTGTCGGCCCTCGTCGTCGCCGGCGACGTTGAGCCGGGCATAGACGGGAATGAACGACGCCGACAACGCGCCTTCCCCAAAGAGATTCTGCAGGAGGTTGGGAATCCGCATCGCCTGGTTGAAGGCGTCAGCGACTTCTCCCGCGCCCATGTAGTGGGCAAACGCGCGCTGTCGGACGAGGCCGAAAATGCGACTGGCGAAGATCCCGGCCGCGACGGCGACGGATCCCCGGACGCCGCTCCTCGCCGGTTCCGCCGGTTCGGTCACGAATCGCTCGGCAGGTCGGCGCCGCTCACGAGCGCCTCGGCGTGCCTCCGCGCCGACGCCCGCATGGCGTCGAGCAGCGCGCTGCCCCACGTGGCCAGCAGGGGGACGAAGTTGAGCACCCGCTCCTGGCGTTTGCCCGCGGGAAAGAGGGCTCCGCGTGCCGTCGCAATCTCGTGCAGCGCGCGATGTTCGCGCTTCTTGGCCGCCGCAACCAGGCGCCGCTCCAGGCGATCCACGCGCCACGTCATCCCACGCGTCGTGCCGTCGACAATGCGCGGGTCGATCGGTGAGCCCGCAGCCTCCAGCCGGCCCTTGAACACTTCGGCGCGCTCCTGCGCGGTCCGTCGCAGGTCGTCGAGCGCGTGCATGAGGTCGATCGGCAACGACGACACGGCGAGCCTTCGCTCCACCGCGTGCTCGGTCTCCAGTTCGCGCCAGCCAATCTCGCGAGCGCGGAGCGTCGCTTCGATCTGGGGCTCCAGCACAGTCCCTGACCAACGGGGCACGCCCAGCGGCAGAGCCACGTCGAGGGCGGCCGCCACGGCGCTGACCTGCGCGAAATAGGCGAGTTCTCCCGGTCCGGCCACGTATGCCACGGTCGGCAGCACCGCGCGCTCGACCACCGGGCGCAACAGGACGTTAGGGCCAAGTGGGGTGGGGGAACCATCGGCCATGGCGGCTCCCTGCGCGACCGGCACGCGTGCCTTGCGCCCCTGTCCGTCCCTGCTGAAGACCAGGGAG is a genomic window containing:
- the murJ gene encoding murein biosynthesis integral membrane protein MurJ, producing MTEPAEPARSGVRGSVAVAAGIFASRIFGLVRQRAFAHYMGAGEVADAFNQAMRIPNLLQNLFGEGALSASFIPVYARLNVAGDDEGRQRVAGAVLGILALGVATMSLLGVLAASVLVDVIAPGFEGSKRDLTVQVVRVLFPGAGLLVVSAWCLGVLNSHGRFLLSYASPVIWNLAMIATLLVWGERETLPRLAVLLAWGSVAGSLLQVLVQWPVVHRVLGAWYLSLGRGLADVRTVLRNFTPAFIGRGVTQISAFVDAWVASYLIDGSATMLANAQVVYMLPVSLFGMSIAAAQLPAMSGEAGGSEAHQRLRGRLTSGLTRVAFFVVPSAIAFVAIGDVVGGVIFRTGRFGGAETRWLWGTLAASSMGLVAATMARLYATALFALQDTRTPQRCAIVRVMVGGALGVTGAFWVGRVLGLDLRWNVVLLALGSGLAAWVEFALLRRAVFTRIGHAGVRQGTWWRIGLAGGLAAVAALGLRLALGSESMPRMLAVLVAFGLTYFTLTLVLGVPEAKGVLAMVRRRR